A single genomic interval of Candidatus Angelobacter sp. harbors:
- a CDS encoding class I SAM-dependent rRNA methyltransferase, which produces FEGRIRAALAVRGKHLPHATSFRAVNSESDLLSGLIVDKYEGVLVLQTSALGMDQRKLVIVGTLQRIFSPTAIVERNEIASRKFEGLSDANGVVAGKLDGKLTIGLNGLRFEVDLLGGHKTGLYLDQQVNYQRVAELIARSPGASVLDCFSFLGGFALHAARAGAAHVHAIDQSQDAIVGAERNAATNGLSERCSFEAANVFDWLKAQTATRPHEKVIPRFDAIVLDPPSFTRNRAAVPDALRGYKEIHLRALKLLKTGGTLATFCCSHHVDAVMFQDVILAAAFDARRILRRVATYGQSPDHPIIPVIPETEYLKGFAFEVMN; this is translated from the coding sequence TTTGAAGGGCGCATTCGCGCGGCGCTCGCCGTCCGCGGCAAACACCTTCCCCACGCCACTTCGTTCCGCGCGGTCAATTCTGAAAGCGACCTTCTCAGCGGTCTGATTGTGGACAAATACGAAGGTGTGCTGGTACTGCAAACTTCCGCGCTGGGCATGGACCAGCGCAAACTCGTGATCGTCGGCACATTGCAGCGCATCTTTTCACCAACCGCCATCGTCGAGCGGAATGAAATTGCCTCGCGGAAGTTCGAGGGATTATCCGATGCCAACGGAGTGGTCGCCGGAAAACTCGACGGCAAGCTGACAATCGGGCTGAATGGTTTGCGATTCGAGGTGGACCTTCTTGGAGGGCACAAAACCGGGTTGTACCTCGATCAGCAGGTGAACTATCAGCGGGTCGCCGAATTGATCGCGCGCTCACCCGGTGCCAGCGTGCTCGACTGTTTCAGTTTCCTCGGCGGATTCGCTCTCCACGCAGCGCGCGCCGGCGCCGCGCACGTCCACGCAATCGACCAGAGCCAGGACGCGATCGTCGGCGCCGAACGCAACGCGGCGACAAATGGTTTGTCGGAAAGATGTTCCTTCGAGGCTGCCAATGTTTTTGACTGGCTGAAGGCGCAGACCGCCACCAGGCCGCATGAGAAAGTCATCCCGCGGTTTGACGCGATCGTCCTGGATCCGCCTTCGTTCACGCGCAATCGAGCCGCGGTGCCGGACGCGCTGCGGGGCTACAAGGAGATCCATTTACGCGCCCTGAAGCTCCTCAAGACCGGCGGAACTCTGGCGACGTTCTGTTGTTCCCACCATGTTGACGCGGTCATGTTCCAGGACGTGATTCTCGCCGCGGCGTTTGATGCGCGGCGAATCCTTCGTCGCGTGGCAACCTACGGCCAGTCACCCGACCATCCCATTATTCCCGTCATCCCGGAGACCGAATACCTGAAAGGGTTCGCTTTCGAGGTTATGAACTGA
- a CDS encoding HRDC domain-containing protein, producing the protein MSRVKLRDPASEHFCTNNFRFALSLRFTWRVIDTDEQLEALLARIGRAGWVALDTEADSLHAYPEKLCLLQISLPGADELLDPLAAMEIGPLIEVLRKRELIMHGADYDLRLLRRTYEFVPESVVDTMLAARLHGFTEFGLTSLVEKLLGVRLEKGSQTADWAKRPLTERMINYARNDTHHLKPLWDRLKSRLEDSGRLHWHKESCARLVKECAEVRAADPDQTWRVKGADKLDRRALAVLRELWHWRDGEAVAANRPPFFILRHDTLVALAQAAVVGKNVESLLPARLAQRRREGVLVAVRRGLGLPASQWPQPNRYSTPRSNAGEKRRYEELRQRRDRRAAELSIDPTLIASRATLSAVARDWDAAQTALMAWQRELLEH; encoded by the coding sequence GTGAGCCGAGTCAAGCTCCGGGACCCCGCTTCGGAGCATTTTTGCACAAACAACTTTCGTTTTGCGTTGAGCTTGCGGTTTACTTGGCGGGTGATTGACACGGACGAACAGCTTGAAGCGCTGCTCGCGCGCATTGGCAGGGCCGGGTGGGTGGCGCTCGACACGGAAGCGGACAGTCTTCATGCGTACCCGGAAAAGCTCTGCCTGCTGCAGATCAGCCTGCCCGGCGCCGACGAACTGCTGGACCCTCTTGCGGCGATGGAAATCGGGCCTTTGATCGAGGTCTTACGCAAGCGCGAACTGATCATGCACGGGGCAGATTACGACCTCCGCTTATTGCGGCGGACCTATGAATTCGTGCCCGAATCCGTGGTTGACACGATGCTGGCGGCGCGCCTGCATGGATTTACCGAATTCGGTCTTACCAGCCTCGTGGAAAAGCTTCTCGGAGTCCGGCTGGAAAAGGGTTCGCAGACGGCGGATTGGGCGAAGCGGCCATTGACCGAGCGGATGATCAACTACGCCCGCAACGATACGCACCATCTCAAGCCGCTCTGGGATAGGCTCAAGTCACGCCTCGAAGACAGCGGGCGGCTCCACTGGCACAAGGAAAGTTGTGCGCGTCTGGTGAAGGAATGCGCCGAAGTGCGGGCGGCCGATCCCGACCAGACCTGGCGGGTGAAGGGAGCGGACAAACTGGATCGGCGCGCGCTCGCGGTGCTGCGTGAATTGTGGCATTGGCGGGATGGCGAGGCCGTCGCGGCAAACCGGCCGCCTTTTTTCATCCTCCGACACGACACACTTGTCGCCCTGGCGCAAGCTGCCGTGGTGGGAAAGAACGTCGAGTCTCTACTGCCTGCCCGACTTGCGCAGCGCCGGCGCGAAGGTGTGCTTGTTGCCGTGCGCCGCGGCCTGGGACTGCCCGCTTCGCAGTGGCCCCAACCCAATCGGTATTCGACGCCGCGGTCAAACGCCGGCGAAAAGCGTCGTTACGAGGAGTTGCGACAAAGGCGCGACCGCCGCGCGGCGGAGCTGTCGATCGATCCGACCTTGATCGCGAGTCGCGCGACCTTGAGCGCAGTGGCGAGAGATTGGGACGCCGCCCAAACCGCATTGATGGCCTGGCAGAGAGAGTTGCTCGAACATTGA